From the Burkholderia ubonensis genome, one window contains:
- a CDS encoding LysR family transcriptional regulator — MNQQNVQALWPHIHSLTVLAAAGSFTAAAQRLGISKAAMSQRIADLEKAAGVPLVRRTTRSVRLTDAGQTLVDSTRDAFESIGQHFARVKELAGEPRGLLRVTAPVALGRQQIVPHLPDFLRQHPGVHIELDLSDRLHSLTQEGFDLAIRHTTTAPQTHVAWKLCDTRSLLVASRDYLDARGAPRHPSELVDHSCLCYLREHEPAAWSFEPDGRRRQRVSVPVRGSFAANNSEAMREAALGGLGIALLPDFSARRDLDAGRLVALLDGWRPSGAFGEHIFAIRPYSPVVPSAVRALVRHLRERLAGGFGGA, encoded by the coding sequence ATGAATCAGCAAAATGTCCAGGCGCTCTGGCCGCATATCCATTCGCTGACGGTGCTGGCCGCGGCCGGCAGTTTCACGGCCGCCGCGCAGCGGCTCGGCATCAGCAAGGCCGCGATGAGCCAGCGCATCGCCGATCTCGAGAAGGCGGCCGGCGTGCCGCTCGTGCGCCGCACGACGCGCAGCGTGCGGCTCACCGATGCGGGCCAGACGCTGGTCGACAGCACGCGCGACGCGTTCGAGTCGATCGGGCAGCACTTCGCGCGCGTGAAGGAGCTGGCGGGCGAGCCGCGCGGCCTGCTGCGCGTGACGGCGCCGGTCGCGCTCGGGCGCCAGCAGATCGTGCCGCACCTGCCCGATTTCCTGCGGCAGCATCCGGGCGTCCACATCGAGCTCGACCTGTCCGACCGGCTGCATTCGCTGACGCAGGAGGGCTTCGATCTCGCGATCCGCCACACCACGACCGCGCCGCAGACCCACGTCGCGTGGAAGCTGTGCGATACGCGCTCGTTGCTCGTCGCGAGCCGCGATTACCTCGACGCGCGCGGCGCGCCGCGGCATCCGAGCGAACTCGTCGACCACAGCTGCCTGTGCTACCTGCGCGAGCACGAGCCCGCCGCCTGGAGCTTCGAGCCGGACGGCCGGCGACGCCAGCGCGTGAGCGTGCCGGTGCGCGGCAGCTTCGCGGCGAACAACAGCGAGGCGATGCGCGAGGCCGCGCTCGGCGGGCTCGGCATCGCGCTGCTGCCGGATTTCAGCGCGCGGCGCGATCTCGACGCCGGCCGGCTCGTCGCGTTGCTCGACGGCTGGCGGCCGTCGGGCGCGTTCGGCGAGCACATCTTCGCGATCCGCCCGTACAGCCCGGTCGTGCCGAGCGCAGTGCGCGCGCTGGTGCGGCATCTGCGCGAGCGGCTCGCGGGCGGGTTCGGCGGCGCTTGA